A single window of Actinoallomurus bryophytorum DNA harbors:
- the npdG gene encoding NADPH-dependent F420 reductase codes for MTTSQAEPPDVSGLSIGILGGTGDQGKGLARRFALAGHHVIIGSRSADRAHQAAQSLGDGLSARGEENPVAAREADVVIVAVPWDGHKALLESLRDDLAGKIVVDCVNPLGFDKQGAYALPVEEGSAAQQAAAVLTGSTVVAAFHHVSAVVLLDPEVDEVELDVLVLGEDREATGIVQALAARIAGVRGLYGGRLRNAHQVEALTANLISVNRRYKTHAGVRVTGV; via the coding sequence CATCGCAGGCTGAACCACCGGACGTCAGCGGCCTGTCCATCGGGATCCTCGGCGGCACCGGAGACCAGGGCAAGGGCCTGGCCCGCCGCTTCGCGCTCGCCGGACATCACGTCATCATCGGCTCGCGCAGCGCCGACCGCGCCCACCAGGCGGCCCAGAGCCTCGGCGACGGGCTGAGCGCACGCGGCGAGGAGAACCCCGTCGCCGCGCGCGAGGCCGACGTGGTGATCGTCGCCGTGCCGTGGGACGGCCACAAGGCGCTGCTCGAGTCGCTGCGCGACGACCTCGCCGGCAAGATCGTCGTCGACTGCGTCAACCCCCTCGGCTTCGACAAGCAGGGCGCCTACGCACTGCCGGTGGAGGAGGGCAGCGCCGCCCAGCAGGCGGCGGCCGTGCTGACCGGCAGCACCGTCGTCGCCGCCTTCCACCACGTCTCCGCGGTCGTCCTCCTCGACCCCGAGGTCGACGAGGTCGAGCTCGACGTGCTGGTGCTCGGCGAGGACCGCGAGGCCACCGGGATCGTGCAGGCGCTGGCCGCGCGGATCGCCGGGGTGCGCGGTCTGTACGGTGGCCGGCTCCGCAACGCGCACCAGGTCGAGGCCCTGACCGCCAACCTCATCTCTGTCAACCGGCGCTACAAGACGCACGCGGGCGTCCGGGTGACCGGCGTATGA